Proteins co-encoded in one Ruegeria sp. HKCCD4315 genomic window:
- a CDS encoding (2Fe-2S)-binding protein produces MSKLHVSTTVNGDTVEYLCDPRETLLDCLRDKLNLTGAKEGCGTGDCGACSVTVDGRLVCSCLMLGVEAEGRQIETVEGIADGDVLHPLQKKMIEYAALQCGICTPGILVAAKSLLEKNPNPTEEETRYWLAGNLCRCTGYDKIIRAVMDTAAEMREAS; encoded by the coding sequence ATGAGCAAGCTCCACGTATCCACTACCGTGAACGGGGACACGGTTGAATACCTTTGTGACCCGCGCGAAACTTTGCTGGATTGTCTGCGCGACAAGCTGAACCTGACCGGCGCGAAAGAGGGCTGCGGCACCGGGGATTGCGGTGCGTGTTCCGTCACCGTTGATGGCCGTCTGGTCTGTTCTTGCCTGATGCTGGGCGTCGAGGCCGAGGGTAGGCAAATCGAAACCGTCGAAGGCATTGCAGACGGCGACGTTCTGCATCCGCTGCAAAAGAAGATGATCGAATACGCTGCTTTGCAGTGTGGTATCTGTACTCCGGGTATTCTGGTGGCGGCCAAGTCGCTGCTGGAGAAAAACCCGAACCCGACCGAAGAGGAAACCCGGTATTGGCTGGCAGGCAACCTGTGCCGCTGCACCGGGTATGACAAGATCATTCGCGCCGTGATGGATACGGCGGCTGAGATGCGGGAGGCGTCGTAA
- the lptF gene encoding LPS export ABC transporter permease LptF, which yields MSRFDGYFLRQLLILFGFFTLVLVGVFWITRSVSLFDRVISGGQSAMVFLEFTALTLPTLIRTVMPMAVFAAAVYATNRLSRESELAVMLATGSSPRRLARAVVLFGAITGLMMAAISVFLRPASVEQLEIRQAEVAGDVTAQLLNEGEFLHPAEGVTVYIGQIDLDGTLHEVFVSDRRDPENAVSYSSATAYLVNNDTGIHLVMVDGIALRLTKEGRRLSSTLFQDASYDISELTNSSPMAQRSLEAIPTHELIQNRAEISAAEGYSEGKLVEELHQRFSWIAICVAVALAGYSTLMLGSFSRFGLWPQILGAFTILVLLEGVRGFVSPVVIDDPKLWILLYLPAIMGVLISGVFLLIAGRPILRKQARSDKVMSTPA from the coding sequence ATGTCGCGTTTTGACGGATATTTCCTGCGGCAATTGCTGATACTGTTCGGCTTTTTCACCCTTGTGCTGGTGGGCGTATTCTGGATCACCCGCTCTGTCAGCCTGTTCGACCGTGTGATCAGCGGTGGGCAATCGGCAATGGTCTTTCTCGAATTTACCGCACTGACGTTGCCAACTCTGATCCGCACGGTCATGCCCATGGCAGTGTTCGCCGCTGCCGTTTACGCCACCAACCGTCTTAGCCGCGAAAGTGAATTGGCGGTAATGCTTGCCACAGGCTCCAGCCCACGCAGGTTGGCGCGTGCCGTTGTGCTGTTTGGGGCGATTACCGGGCTTATGATGGCGGCCATCAGTGTTTTCCTGCGTCCTGCCTCGGTCGAGCAGTTGGAAATCCGACAGGCCGAAGTCGCGGGGGATGTGACGGCCCAGCTGTTGAACGAAGGCGAATTTCTGCACCCCGCTGAAGGTGTCACCGTATATATCGGTCAGATTGATCTGGACGGTACACTGCATGAGGTATTCGTTTCGGACCGACGTGACCCGGAAAACGCCGTCAGCTATTCCAGTGCCACAGCTTATCTGGTCAACAATGACACGGGCATTCATCTTGTTATGGTCGACGGCATAGCACTGCGCCTGACCAAAGAGGGGAGGCGGTTGTCTTCGACCCTGTTTCAGGATGCGTCTTATGACATATCAGAGTTAACCAACTCCAGCCCGATGGCCCAACGCAGCCTGGAAGCCATTCCAACGCATGAGCTTATCCAAAACCGGGCTGAGATTTCCGCCGCCGAAGGGTATAGCGAAGGCAAGTTGGTCGAAGAACTGCACCAGCGGTTTTCCTGGATTGCTATCTGTGTCGCCGTTGCCTTGGCTGGGTATTCAACACTGATGCTGGGCAGTTTTTCCCGGTTCGGGCTTTGGCCGCAAATCCTGGGTGCGTTCACCATTCTGGTGCTGCTTGAAGGTGTTCGCGGTTTTGTTTCACCGGTCGTCATAGATGATCCCAAGCTTTGGATTCTGCTCTATCTGCCCGCCATAATGGGGGTGTTGATTTCGGGCGTCTTCCTGCTGATTGCGGGGCGTCCTATTCTGCGCAAGCAAGCGCGTTCAGACAAAGTGATGTCGACACCCGCTTAG
- a CDS encoding MoaD/ThiS family protein, with product MVEVHLWSGLRSLTGGQQVVEVEAKTTGELLRALVQAHPQLQAPIDAGVSIAIDGRVIATGLTEPIPEGSEVYLMQRLRGG from the coding sequence ATGGTTGAGGTCCACCTTTGGTCCGGCCTCCGGTCATTGACCGGGGGCCAACAGGTGGTGGAGGTCGAGGCCAAAACCACCGGCGAACTTTTGCGGGCGTTGGTTCAGGCCCACCCGCAATTGCAAGCCCCCATCGATGCGGGGGTCTCTATCGCGATTGACGGGCGCGTCATTGCCACCGGGCTTACGGAACCAATCCCCGAGGGCAGCGAAGTCTATCTGATGCAACGCCTTAGGGGCGGTTAG
- a CDS encoding DUF374 domain-containing protein yields MNLRKKIADSEVVLNWVARRIASYIRWVNRNTRWQRIGYEELDQLAEQGEPVIVVLWHQRLAQSPYFFPLDKGRICSITSAARAGSMVGRVQEQFGMDTIAMSSHKRHVALSREVLGKMKQGISIGIAADGPRGPERVLSTVPLVWARTSGKRVFGITFSAKHGREAGTWDRLLMPRPWRNEGVFLCREWTETVPRKASEEEFEALRLSLEQHMNDITAEADRMVGREPWSPDV; encoded by the coding sequence GTGAACCTCCGCAAGAAGATCGCAGACAGCGAAGTTGTGCTGAACTGGGTGGCACGACGGATCGCCAGCTATATTAGATGGGTTAACCGCAACACGCGCTGGCAACGCATCGGGTATGAAGAACTGGACCAACTGGCTGAACAGGGCGAGCCGGTCATTGTTGTCCTGTGGCACCAGCGGTTGGCGCAGTCCCCGTATTTCTTTCCACTGGACAAAGGCAGGATCTGTTCGATCACGTCCGCAGCCCGCGCCGGCAGCATGGTGGGCCGGGTGCAGGAACAGTTCGGTATGGACACAATCGCCATGTCCAGCCACAAGCGGCACGTGGCCCTGTCGCGTGAAGTGCTTGGTAAGATGAAGCAGGGTATTTCCATCGGCATTGCTGCGGATGGGCCGCGCGGGCCTGAACGAGTGCTGTCGACTGTACCTCTGGTCTGGGCGCGTACATCGGGCAAACGGGTATTTGGCATCACCTTTTCTGCGAAACACGGGCGCGAGGCCGGTACATGGGACCGCCTGCTGATGCCACGCCCCTGGCGCAACGAAGGGGTATTTTTGTGCCGCGAATGGACCGAAACGGTGCCACGCAAAGCCAGTGAAGAAGAGTTTGAGGCCCTGCGCCTGAGCCTTGAGCAGCACATGAATGACATCACGGCAGAAGCCGACCGAATGGTGGGGCGTGAGCCTTGGTCGCCTGATGTCTAA
- a CDS encoding xanthine dehydrogenase family protein molybdopterin-binding subunit, with product MALDDRKSGFTFVGTRPNRPDGLDKVTGRAKFGADISAPGMLHGAVLRSPHAHARIVKIDTSKAEAHKDVKAVVTRADFADVPFKPGLEGEFWNVLENVMAGEKALYDGHAVAAVAATSALAARDALKLIEVEYEVLPHVTDVDKAMASDAPIIREGAADYSVPEGMHPNVVRYHESGHGDVEAGFAEADLVIEDSFVTEATHQGYIEPHACLGMLGNDGKGELWCTTQGHWIAQKTCAALLGIETSQLRVTASEIGGGFGGKTTVFIEPVALALSRKANRPVKIVMTRSEVFRATGPTSSASMDVKIGMKKDGTISAAQGVFRLQGGAFPGAPGDMTAMCAFAPYNLTNVKQIGYDVMSNRPKQAAYRAPGAPMGAFAVESVIDELCNKLGLDPVDVRLKNAAHEGTKASYGPTYERIGLVETLEAAKAHPHYAAPLKPGQGRGISCGFWFNHGGETSVSLALSEDGSAQLMVGTPDIGGSRASMALMAAEVLGIAYENIRVTVADTATLGYNDVSHGSRVTYASGLATIKAAKHAVEKLCERAAAKWGIPVDAVKWEDGCAVPSGPNAGDFDPMPLADITAGMGSTGGPISGHFEATPEGAGVSFGTHIVDAEVDPETGKTSITRYTVIQDAGKAIHPTYVEGQFQGGAAQGIGWALNEEYIYGEDGRLQNSIFLDYRIPVASDLPMIDTVIVEVPNPGHPFGVRGVGETGIVPPLAAIANAVSNAAGVRLKQLPMSPPRILAALKDNG from the coding sequence ATGGCTCTGGACGATCGTAAATCAGGTTTCACATTTGTGGGCACTCGCCCAAACCGCCCTGACGGTCTGGACAAGGTTACAGGCCGTGCCAAGTTCGGCGCGGATATTTCGGCACCTGGAATGTTGCACGGCGCTGTTCTGCGCTCTCCTCACGCCCATGCACGGATTGTGAAGATCGATACGTCAAAGGCCGAGGCTCATAAGGATGTCAAAGCCGTTGTGACCCGTGCGGATTTTGCGGACGTGCCCTTCAAGCCGGGGCTGGAAGGCGAGTTCTGGAATGTTCTGGAAAACGTCATGGCTGGTGAGAAGGCGCTTTATGACGGTCACGCGGTAGCTGCCGTGGCGGCGACATCTGCGCTGGCGGCCCGTGATGCGCTCAAGCTGATCGAGGTCGAATACGAAGTACTGCCCCATGTCACCGACGTGGACAAGGCAATGGCTTCGGACGCACCTATCATCCGCGAAGGCGCGGCAGACTATTCCGTACCCGAAGGGATGCACCCCAACGTGGTCCGCTACCATGAAAGCGGTCACGGCGATGTCGAGGCCGGATTTGCCGAGGCCGATCTGGTGATCGAAGACAGCTTTGTGACCGAGGCGACCCACCAGGGTTATATCGAACCGCACGCCTGTCTGGGCATGTTGGGTAATGACGGCAAGGGCGAACTGTGGTGCACAACGCAAGGCCACTGGATTGCGCAGAAAACCTGTGCCGCGTTGCTGGGCATCGAAACCTCGCAACTGCGTGTCACCGCGTCTGAAATTGGCGGGGGGTTTGGTGGCAAAACCACAGTTTTCATTGAACCTGTTGCACTGGCGCTGAGCCGCAAGGCCAATCGTCCGGTTAAGATCGTCATGACGCGATCCGAGGTATTCCGAGCAACCGGTCCGACGTCTTCCGCATCGATGGACGTAAAGATCGGGATGAAGAAGGACGGTACGATTTCGGCAGCACAAGGCGTGTTCCGCCTGCAGGGTGGGGCGTTCCCCGGCGCACCGGGCGACATGACCGCCATGTGCGCCTTTGCGCCTTATAACCTGACCAACGTCAAGCAAATTGGCTATGACGTGATGTCGAACCGGCCCAAGCAGGCGGCCTACCGGGCACCGGGTGCGCCGATGGGGGCGTTTGCGGTTGAATCGGTCATCGATGAGCTGTGCAACAAGCTGGGTCTCGACCCCGTCGACGTGCGCCTGAAAAACGCCGCCCATGAAGGGACTAAGGCCAGCTATGGCCCGACCTATGAACGCATCGGTCTGGTGGAAACGCTTGAGGCTGCCAAGGCGCATCCGCATTACGCAGCACCGCTGAAACCGGGGCAGGGGCGGGGGATTTCCTGCGGGTTCTGGTTCAACCATGGTGGTGAGACCAGCGTATCTTTGGCCCTGTCTGAGGATGGCTCGGCCCAGCTGATGGTCGGAACGCCTGACATTGGCGGGTCGCGCGCGTCGATGGCGCTGATGGCGGCCGAGGTTCTGGGCATTGCCTATGAGAACATCCGTGTCACCGTCGCCGACACCGCGACACTGGGTTACAACGACGTGAGCCACGGCTCGCGCGTGACCTATGCCTCGGGTCTGGCCACGATCAAAGCCGCAAAACATGCGGTCGAGAAACTATGCGAACGCGCGGCGGCCAAGTGGGGCATCCCGGTTGATGCGGTGAAATGGGAAGACGGTTGCGCGGTGCCTTCAGGCCCCAATGCAGGCGATTTCGATCCGATGCCGCTGGCCGACATCACTGCGGGTATGGGGTCAACCGGCGGCCCGATCTCGGGTCACTTTGAAGCCACCCCGGAAGGTGCGGGCGTGTCTTTTGGCACTCATATTGTCGATGCCGAAGTCGATCCTGAAACCGGCAAGACCTCTATCACCCGTTACACGGTCATTCAGGACGCCGGTAAAGCGATCCACCCGACCTATGTTGAGGGTCAATTCCAGGGTGGAGCCGCACAAGGCATCGGTTGGGCGCTGAACGAGGAATACATTTATGGCGAGGACGGGCGCTTGCAGAACTCGATCTTCCTCGACTATCGCATTCCCGTTGCCAGCGACCTGCCGATGATTGACACGGTGATTGTCGAAGTGCCCAACCCCGGCCACCCGTTTGGTGTGCGCGGCGTGGGTGAGACAGGCATCGTGCCGCCATTGGCTGCTATTGCGAACGCTGTGTCCAACGCGGCTGGCGTGCGGTTGAAGCAACTGCCCATGTCACCACCGCGCATTCTGGCTGCGCTCAAGGACAATGGTTGA
- a CDS encoding xanthine dehydrogenase family protein subunit M produces the protein MDYHSPASFAEASALASNATGITRFLAGGTDVLVQLRSELVTPDTLIDIKKINGVHDITRNADGSWTLGVAATGAEMSEHPDLGKDWPGVVEAMDLIGSTQVQGRATLTGNLCNGSPAADSVPAMVAAGVTVTVTGPDGTREVAVEDIPTGPGKTALTKGEVISAVHIPARGDSAGDAYLRFIPRTEMDIAVVGVGVSLRLDGDTIVEARVSLGAVAPTVLLVEDCAKALIGSTLDDAALDALAAAASAACNPIDDKRGTIAFRTEVAGVLAKRAAKIAYTRAKGENA, from the coding sequence ATGGATTATCACAGCCCCGCCAGCTTTGCCGAAGCTTCGGCTCTGGCTTCAAATGCGACGGGTATTACACGGTTTCTGGCGGGTGGCACCGATGTTTTGGTGCAGTTACGCTCGGAACTGGTGACACCCGATACGCTGATCGACATCAAGAAAATCAACGGTGTACACGACATCACCCGCAATGCCGATGGCAGCTGGACGCTTGGTGTGGCCGCAACCGGTGCCGAGATGAGCGAGCATCCTGATCTGGGCAAAGATTGGCCCGGCGTGGTTGAGGCGATGGACCTGATCGGATCCACCCAGGTGCAGGGGCGCGCAACTTTGACCGGCAATTTGTGCAACGGGTCTCCGGCGGCTGATTCCGTGCCAGCGATGGTTGCAGCGGGTGTGACGGTCACGGTCACCGGCCCGGATGGCACCCGTGAGGTTGCAGTCGAGGATATCCCCACTGGCCCTGGCAAAACCGCACTGACGAAGGGCGAGGTCATCTCGGCCGTCCATATTCCTGCTCGGGGCGACAGCGCAGGTGATGCCTATCTTCGATTCATCCCGCGTACGGAAATGGACATCGCCGTTGTTGGCGTCGGCGTAAGCTTGCGTCTGGACGGAGACACCATCGTCGAAGCTCGGGTGTCTTTGGGGGCGGTTGCCCCCACGGTTCTGCTGGTGGAAGATTGCGCGAAAGCCCTGATCGGCAGCACGCTGGACGATGCCGCGCTGGATGCGCTGGCTGCTGCTGCCTCTGCCGCCTGCAATCCGATCGACGACAAACGCGGCACGATCGCATTCCGAACCGAGGTGGCTGGCGTTCTGGCCAAGCGCGCCGCGAAAATCGCCTATACCCGCGCAAAGGGAGAAAACGCATGA
- a CDS encoding reductive dehalogenase encodes MGIRFFSDKNRPVHMGRYPLERLARTDEGPDLSLVPSMAELSFHRPEHPGSIVNAMGEFQAMMDAIRDGLVNPVASEIPSDPQERANHLKAFGYFNDASMMGCGPLPSAALLAQPRRNPDIDRLAHTLRTRQTKTLASGIDVIMADLKDSMEAAPKPIDSHRNSIVFLYEYNRDPDPSEPGADWITDAQDHRACLLATENAVVIANYIRLLGFDARAHSVMSSEVDLGKLAVAAGLASVEDGELIAPWLGTRFGLAAVTTEMPIAHDRPLKPMAQQPWFHTHGPAWWLGTGFAKNALNRDPYSKRRYVDGAHPFEKLKRVETPTTYIDEENVARVPKRADMFARAQFGDMGKSLQDAAKGGYYVRKAAPSFAQRRALGAFVLLQDGESAEAAKPTDAARNAANIKAATYFLGVDAVGLSRCPKWAWYSHDATGEEIVPPHDQAISMIIDQGYETMEGASGDDWISVAQSMRAYLRFSLLGGVIAQQIRNLGYKAKAHTVMDGEVLQPPLLLLSGLGEVSRIGEVILNPYLGPRLKSGAVTTNMPMEHDKPIDFGLQSFCESCNKCARECPSGAITAGPKLMFNGYEIWKSDSQKCATYRVTTPGGAMCGRCMKTCPWNLEGIFKERPFRWAAMNIPSAAPALAKLDDAVGNGGLNDIKKWWWDIELQPDGSYRPTTHPLNRRDLQTDLDLKYEDQTLAVYPAYLAPHPWPYPFAMDREAGIAAYEAMVTADEYKSRKASGDMSVIHRYQIAGDAPVMRVAVTKVDKMNADVTKYEFSTLDGAPLPGWAAGAHLDVLVAPEFLRQYSMSGNPSDRSTYQIGVLREDKGRGGSVLLHRIFNEGRKVFISKPINHFELDETATKTFLMGGGIGITPMIAFAHRLHALGREFELHYSAGTRGGAGYLDDLAAMPWADRVHYHFSDEDTRADLDAILSGYQDGWHVYTCGPDRYMDGVIQAAERQGFPEETRHLEYFSVPETPEYENHPFEIKLTRSGKTLSVPAEKDAAQVLNEAGFHVDVKCADGICGVCKCGVVSGEVEHRDFVLSKKQREGAMILCQSRAAEPDGVIEIDL; translated from the coding sequence ATGGGAATCCGCTTTTTCTCGGATAAAAACCGGCCCGTTCACATGGGGCGTTACCCGCTGGAGCGTTTGGCCCGGACGGACGAAGGGCCGGACCTGTCGCTTGTTCCTTCGATGGCTGAACTGAGTTTTCACCGACCGGAACATCCAGGCAGCATCGTCAACGCGATGGGCGAATTTCAGGCGATGATGGACGCCATTCGCGACGGGCTGGTGAACCCGGTTGCGTCAGAGATACCTTCCGACCCGCAGGAACGTGCCAACCATCTGAAAGCGTTTGGGTATTTCAACGATGCGTCAATGATGGGCTGCGGGCCTTTGCCGTCGGCTGCTTTGCTGGCGCAGCCGCGCCGCAACCCGGATATTGACCGGCTTGCCCATACGTTGCGTACACGCCAGACCAAGACTCTGGCCTCGGGGATCGACGTCATCATGGCGGATCTGAAAGACAGTATGGAGGCTGCGCCCAAGCCGATCGACAGCCACCGGAACAGCATCGTGTTTCTGTACGAATACAATCGCGACCCAGACCCATCAGAACCCGGCGCAGACTGGATCACAGATGCGCAGGATCATCGCGCCTGTTTGCTGGCCACCGAAAATGCCGTGGTCATCGCCAACTATATCCGTCTGCTGGGTTTTGACGCGCGGGCGCACAGCGTGATGTCGTCAGAAGTTGATTTGGGCAAGTTGGCCGTGGCCGCCGGGCTGGCCTCGGTCGAAGACGGGGAATTGATTGCTCCGTGGCTGGGGACACGATTTGGTCTGGCTGCCGTCACGACCGAGATGCCCATTGCCCATGACCGACCGCTCAAGCCCATGGCGCAACAGCCCTGGTTTCACACACATGGGCCGGCATGGTGGCTGGGAACTGGCTTTGCCAAAAATGCCCTGAACCGTGATCCGTATTCCAAACGGCGCTATGTGGACGGAGCCCATCCGTTCGAGAAACTCAAACGGGTCGAGACGCCGACCACGTATATCGACGAAGAAAACGTCGCCCGTGTACCCAAACGCGCTGACATGTTTGCTCGCGCGCAATTCGGGGATATGGGCAAGTCGCTGCAGGACGCTGCGAAAGGCGGGTACTACGTTCGCAAGGCCGCGCCCAGCTTCGCGCAACGCCGCGCGTTGGGGGCCTTTGTGTTGTTACAGGATGGTGAAAGCGCTGAGGCTGCAAAGCCAACGGATGCCGCTCGGAATGCGGCGAATATAAAAGCGGCGACCTATTTCCTCGGGGTCGATGCGGTGGGCCTTAGCCGCTGCCCGAAATGGGCGTGGTATTCCCACGACGCGACGGGCGAAGAAATCGTACCACCCCATGATCAGGCGATCAGCATGATCATCGATCAGGGCTATGAAACGATGGAAGGGGCCAGCGGTGACGACTGGATCAGCGTTGCTCAGTCCATGCGTGCCTATCTGCGCTTTTCCCTGCTTGGGGGCGTGATTGCACAGCAAATCCGCAACCTTGGCTACAAGGCCAAAGCGCATACGGTGATGGATGGTGAGGTGCTGCAGCCGCCGCTTCTGTTGCTGTCCGGTCTGGGTGAGGTCAGTCGGATCGGAGAAGTGATCCTGAACCCTTATCTCGGCCCGCGACTGAAGTCCGGGGCTGTGACCACCAATATGCCGATGGAACACGACAAACCGATTGATTTCGGCCTGCAGAGCTTTTGCGAGTCTTGCAACAAGTGCGCGCGGGAATGTCCGTCGGGCGCGATCACGGCCGGGCCGAAGCTGATGTTCAACGGCTATGAAATCTGGAAATCCGACAGTCAGAAATGCGCCACCTATCGTGTGACAACACCAGGAGGGGCGATGTGCGGGCGGTGCATGAAGACCTGCCCTTGGAACCTTGAAGGCATCTTCAAGGAACGGCCGTTCCGCTGGGCCGCGATGAACATCCCCTCTGCCGCGCCCGCACTGGCCAAGCTGGACGATGCGGTCGGCAATGGCGGTCTGAATGACATCAAGAAATGGTGGTGGGATATTGAGCTGCAGCCGGACGGTTCCTATCGCCCCACAACGCACCCGTTGAACCGGCGTGATCTGCAAACGGATCTGGACCTGAAATACGAAGATCAGACGCTGGCCGTCTATCCCGCCTATCTGGCCCCACACCCGTGGCCCTATCCCTTTGCCATGGATCGCGAGGCCGGGATTGCGGCCTACGAGGCCATGGTGACAGCCGATGAATACAAGTCCCGCAAGGCCAGCGGGGATATGTCGGTCATCCACCGCTATCAGATCGCCGGTGACGCACCGGTGATGCGGGTTGCCGTGACCAAGGTCGATAAGATGAACGCCGATGTAACGAAGTATGAATTCTCAACGCTGGACGGTGCGCCCCTGCCGGGATGGGCGGCGGGCGCACATCTGGACGTATTGGTCGCGCCGGAATTCTTGCGGCAATACTCCATGTCCGGCAACCCGTCAGACAGGTCGACCTATCAGATCGGTGTATTGCGCGAAGACAAAGGGCGCGGTGGTTCGGTGCTTTTGCATCGTATCTTCAACGAGGGGCGCAAGGTTTTCATTTCAAAACCGATCAACCATTTCGAACTGGATGAAACGGCAACCAAGACCTTCCTGATGGGCGGTGGTATCGGCATTACTCCGATGATCGCCTTTGCCCATCGCCTGCACGCCTTGGGTCGAGAGTTCGAGTTGCATTACTCGGCTGGCACGCGGGGCGGGGCTGGGTATCTGGATGATCTGGCCGCGATGCCCTGGGCAGATCGCGTGCATTATCATTTCTCAGATGAAGATACCCGCGCCGATTTGGATGCGATCCTGTCTGGCTATCAGGACGGATGGCATGTCTACACCTGCGGACCGGATCGCTACATGGACGGGGTGATACAAGCGGCTGAGCGCCAAGGTTTCCCGGAAGAGACGCGACATTTGGAATATTTCTCGGTTCCCGAAACGCCCGAATACGAAAACCATCCTTTTGAAATCAAGCTTACCCGTTCGGGGAAAACGCTGTCCGTGCCGGCAGAAAAGGACGCCGCTCAGGTCTTGAATGAAGCTGGGTTTCACGTGGATGTGAAATGTGCTGACGGCATCTGCGGCGTGTGCAAATGCGGTGTCGTTTCAGGTGAGGTCGAGCATCGGGATTTCGTTTTGTCCAAGAAACAGCGCGAAGGCGCGATGATCCTGTGCCAAAGCCGAGCGGCGGAACCCGACGGCGTGATTGAAATCGATCTCTGA
- a CDS encoding LysR family transcriptional regulator yields the protein MSKIDFTDLDGKVLRTFLTILEESSVSKAADRLGVTQSAISHTLAKLRQVLGDPLFVRSGQGLIPTERALSLKDPAQRVLDGMRALTEGRPFNPLFEQIDIRIATNDMPRELIFPQLLRETRAEKVRLKLEFIPSGVPDPDLLRSDRCQLMLTPLPPDGPDIFQKRLITSPLMMFYDAAQRNPPDSWQAYCDSDHVEVRFADGRNARAVMRGVDQSQIRPAVVTLPHFNAIPAFVRGSDLISTDTALMKQGPLAALDCAPLPFKCPPVSIYMVWHQRSANDPAHRWLRARIEAIAATLQT from the coding sequence ATGAGCAAAATCGATTTCACAGACCTCGACGGCAAAGTCCTGCGCACATTTTTGACCATACTCGAGGAAAGCTCGGTCTCGAAAGCTGCGGACCGACTGGGCGTCACGCAATCCGCGATCAGCCATACTTTGGCCAAGTTGCGGCAGGTGTTGGGTGATCCGCTGTTTGTCCGTTCCGGTCAGGGCCTGATTCCGACCGAGCGCGCCCTGTCCCTGAAAGACCCGGCCCAAAGGGTGTTGGACGGAATGCGCGCACTGACCGAGGGCAGACCGTTCAACCCCTTGTTCGAACAGATCGACATACGCATCGCCACCAACGACATGCCGCGTGAGTTGATCTTTCCGCAACTCCTTCGCGAAACCCGCGCCGAAAAAGTGCGTCTGAAGTTGGAATTCATCCCCTCGGGCGTTCCAGATCCTGACCTGCTGCGCAGTGACCGATGCCAGTTGATGCTGACCCCACTGCCACCCGATGGGCCGGATATCTTTCAGAAACGCCTGATTACCAGCCCGCTGATGATGTTCTACGACGCCGCACAACGCAATCCGCCGGACAGTTGGCAGGCATATTGCGACAGCGATCACGTCGAAGTGCGCTTTGCCGATGGCCGCAACGCCCGCGCTGTCATGCGCGGCGTCGATCAAAGCCAGATCAGACCCGCCGTTGTGACCTTGCCGCATTTCAATGCAATCCCCGCTTTTGTGCGGGGCAGCGATCTGATCTCGACCGATACAGCACTGATGAAACAGGGGCCGCTTGCCGCGCTGGATTGCGCGCCGCTGCCTTTCAAATGCCCGCCTGTGTCCATCTACATGGTCTGGCATCAGCGATCCGCAAATGACCCCGCACACCGTTGGCTGCGCGCCCGGATCGAAGCCATCGCAGCCACCCTTCAGACCTGA
- a CDS encoding alpha/beta fold hydrolase, translating into MALFFSRRTYNAQKKKFTLKPAAKTRYVHITQQSPGGKIRKGSIIKKAKWLDLVRQEGGDTDVLIYVHGFNTSQKSMLDRLAKIESNLRADGYKGAVVAFDWPSDGSVHAYDSDRNDAKAVAPHLVGDGILPLLGMSPRPKVHLIAHSMGALVVLRAFSDFGDAAGPGNKVWSADQVVFASGDVDEKWLEKGAWGDLVLKKRSKRFTNYYSGKDQVLALAGGIVHGGRQRAGRIGMPKLTSKGHWDVFCDHQYLREVPKGQRKLMKSHRWWFDSNGFYKDLALTIDGHPAKTMPTRQKTNIGDQALVV; encoded by the coding sequence ATGGCCCTGTTTTTTTCCCGCCGTACATACAATGCACAAAAGAAGAAATTCACCTTAAAGCCTGCCGCAAAGACCAGATACGTACACATCACCCAACAAAGCCCGGGGGGTAAAATTCGCAAAGGCAGCATCATCAAAAAAGCCAAATGGCTGGATCTGGTCCGCCAGGAAGGCGGAGACACTGACGTCCTGATCTATGTCCACGGGTTCAATACAAGCCAGAAGAGTATGCTGGACCGGCTGGCAAAAATTGAAAGCAATCTCAGGGCCGACGGGTATAAGGGGGCGGTCGTCGCCTTTGACTGGCCCAGCGACGGATCGGTTCACGCCTACGACTCGGATCGTAACGATGCCAAGGCTGTAGCCCCACATCTGGTCGGGGACGGGATTTTGCCGCTACTGGGAATGTCTCCTCGCCCTAAAGTACACCTCATCGCGCATTCCATGGGGGCTTTGGTTGTCCTGCGCGCATTCTCGGACTTCGGGGATGCCGCCGGACCGGGAAACAAGGTCTGGTCGGCGGATCAGGTCGTGTTCGCGTCTGGTGATGTCGATGAAAAGTGGTTAGAAAAAGGCGCCTGGGGTGATCTGGTTCTGAAGAAGCGCAGCAAGCGGTTCACCAACTATTACAGCGGCAAAGACCAGGTTCTGGCCCTGGCCGGGGGGATTGTACATGGCGGGCGTCAGCGGGCGGGGCGCATCGGGATGCCCAAACTGACCTCGAAAGGTCATTGGGATGTTTTTTGCGACCATCAATATTTGCGAGAGGTTCCCAAAGGTCAACGCAAGTTGATGAAATCTCATCGCTGGTGGTTCGACAGCAACGGGTTTTATAAGGACCTCGCCCTGACGATCGACGGTCATCCGGCAAAAACGATGCCAACCCGGCAAAAGACCAATATCGGAGATCAGGCATTGGTGGTCTGA